In one Pseudomonas sp. R84 genomic region, the following are encoded:
- a CDS encoding pitrilysin family protein, producing MNALARRAAGLLLSTVCLPLSALAADPQPTHEFTLDNGLKVVVREDHRAPVVVSQVWYKVGSSYETPGQTGLSHALEHMMFKGSEKVGPGEASLILRDLGAEENAFTSDDFTAYYQVLARDRLGVAFELEADRMANLRLPADEFAKEIEVIKEERRLRTDDKPMSKAYERYKAMAYPASGYHTPTIGWMADLDRMKVEELRHWYQSWYVPNNATLVVVGDVTPDEVKTLAQRYFGPITKRDVPPAKKPLELAEPGERQITLHVQTQLPSLMLGFNVPSIATAEDKRSVNALRLISALLDGGYSGRIPTQLERGEELVSGGSSSYDAYTRGDSLFTLSATPNTQKKKTIAQAEAGLWTLLEQLKTTAPSAEELERVRAQVIAGLVFERDSITSQATAIGQLETVGLSWKLMDTELADLESVTPQDIQNAAKLYFTRERLSVAHVLPLETTHE from the coding sequence ATGAATGCTCTAGCCCGCCGCGCTGCAGGCCTGCTGCTCAGCACAGTCTGCCTGCCCCTTTCGGCCCTGGCGGCCGACCCGCAACCGACTCACGAATTCACCCTCGACAACGGCCTCAAGGTCGTCGTGCGCGAAGACCATCGCGCGCCGGTGGTGGTCTCGCAGGTCTGGTACAAGGTCGGTTCCAGCTACGAAACCCCGGGCCAGACCGGTCTGTCTCACGCGCTTGAGCACATGATGTTCAAGGGCAGCGAGAAAGTCGGCCCCGGCGAAGCCTCGCTGATCCTGCGTGATCTGGGCGCTGAAGAGAACGCCTTCACCAGCGACGACTTCACCGCCTATTACCAGGTGCTGGCCCGCGACCGTCTGGGCGTAGCCTTCGAACTGGAAGCCGACCGCATGGCCAATCTGCGCCTGCCGGCCGACGAGTTCGCCAAGGAAATCGAAGTCATCAAGGAAGAGCGCCGCTTGCGCACCGATGACAAGCCGATGTCCAAGGCCTACGAGCGCTACAAGGCCATGGCCTACCCGGCCAGCGGTTACCACACGCCGACCATCGGCTGGATGGCCGACCTCGACCGCATGAAAGTCGAAGAGCTGCGCCACTGGTACCAATCCTGGTACGTGCCGAACAACGCCACGCTGGTCGTAGTCGGTGACGTTACTCCGGACGAAGTGAAAACCCTCGCCCAGCGCTATTTCGGCCCGATCACCAAGCGCGACGTGCCACCGGCGAAAAAACCACTGGAACTGGCCGAACCCGGCGAACGCCAGATCACCCTGCACGTGCAGACGCAGTTGCCTAGCCTGATGCTCGGCTTCAACGTGCCAAGCATCGCCACCGCTGAAGACAAGCGCTCGGTCAACGCCCTGCGACTGATCTCGGCGCTGCTCGACGGCGGCTACAGCGGTCGTATCCCGACGCAACTGGAGCGCGGTGAAGAGCTGGTTTCCGGCGGATCGTCGAGCTACGACGCCTACACCCGTGGCGACAGCCTGTTCACCCTGTCGGCAACCCCGAACACGCAGAAGAAAAAGACCATCGCGCAAGCCGAGGCCGGTTTGTGGACACTGCTCGAACAACTGAAAACCACCGCGCCGTCCGCTGAAGAACTGGAGCGCGTGCGAGCACAAGTGATCGCCGGTCTGGTCTTCGAACGTGATTCGATCACCAGCCAGGCCACCGCCATCGGCCAACTGGAAACCGTCGGCCTGTCGTGGAAACTGATGGACACTGAACTGGCCGATCTGGAAAGCGTGACCCCGCAAGACATCCAGAACGCCGCCAAGCTGTATTTCACCCGCGAACGTCTCAGCGTCGCCCACGTCCTGCCACTGGAGACGACTCATGAGTAA
- a CDS encoding pitrilysin family protein codes for MSKRKSPRLLLGLIAVAVIGSAAFYLSPGADSNASEALDNAKSSQKLQSLTELDGKAPASRKLDVQTWNTAEGAKVLFVEAHELPMFDMRLIFAAGSSQDGSASGLAVLTNAMLNEGVAGKDVGAIAQGFEGLGADFGNGAFKDMALASLRSLSAADKREPALKLFSEVIGKPTFPADSFARIKNQMLAGFEYQKQNPGKLASLELMKRLYGDHPYAHSSDGNPQSVPKITLAQLREFHAKAYAAGNVVIALVGDLSRAEAESIANQVSSALPKGPALAKIAQPQEPKASTGHIEFPSKQTNLMLAQLGIDRDDPDYAALSMGNQILGGGGFGTRLMSEVREKRGLTYGVYSAFSPMQARGPFMINLQTRAEMSEGTLKLVQDVLADYLKTGPTQKELDDAKRELAGSFPLSTASNADIVGQLGAMGFYNLPLSYLDDFMRQSQSLTVEQVRDALNKHLSTDKMVIVTAGPTVPQKPLPAPSDKPAEQPLGVPEH; via the coding sequence ATGAGTAAGCGCAAATCCCCACGCCTGCTGCTCGGCCTGATCGCCGTGGCGGTGATCGGCTCTGCCGCGTTCTACCTGTCGCCGGGCGCTGACAGCAATGCCAGCGAAGCCCTCGACAACGCCAAGTCCAGCCAGAAGCTGCAATCGCTCACCGAACTCGACGGCAAGGCCCCGGCCAGCCGCAAGCTCGACGTGCAAACCTGGAACACCGCCGAAGGCGCCAAGGTGCTGTTCGTCGAAGCCCATGAGCTGCCGATGTTCGACATGCGCCTGATCTTCGCCGCTGGCAGCAGCCAGGACGGCAGCGCATCGGGTCTGGCGGTACTGACCAACGCGATGCTCAACGAAGGCGTCGCCGGCAAAGACGTCGGCGCCATCGCGCAAGGCTTCGAAGGCCTGGGGGCGGATTTTGGCAACGGTGCTTTCAAGGACATGGCGCTGGCCTCGCTGCGCAGCCTGAGTGCTGCCGATAAGCGTGAGCCTGCTTTGAAGCTGTTCTCGGAAGTCATCGGCAAACCGACCTTCCCGGCCGACTCGTTCGCGCGCATCAAGAACCAGATGCTCGCCGGTTTCGAATACCAGAAACAGAACCCCGGCAAACTCGCCAGCCTCGAGCTGATGAAGCGTCTGTATGGCGATCACCCGTACGCGCATTCGAGTGATGGCAATCCACAGAGCGTGCCGAAAATTACCCTTGCGCAGTTGCGTGAGTTCCACGCCAAGGCTTACGCCGCTGGCAACGTGGTCATCGCGCTGGTCGGCGACCTGTCGCGTGCGGAGGCCGAGTCGATTGCCAATCAGGTTTCCAGCGCACTGCCTAAAGGCCCGGCACTGGCGAAGATCGCTCAGCCGCAGGAGCCGAAGGCCAGCACTGGCCATATCGAATTCCCGTCGAAGCAAACCAACCTGATGCTCGCGCAACTGGGCATCGACCGTGACGATCCGGATTACGCGGCGCTGTCGATGGGCAACCAGATCCTCGGTGGCGGCGGTTTCGGTACGCGCCTGATGAGCGAAGTGCGTGAGAAACGTGGCCTGACCTACGGCGTGTACTCCGCGTTTAGCCCGATGCAGGCGCGCGGCCCGTTCATGATCAACCTGCAAACCCGCGCGGAAATGAGCGAAGGCACCCTGAAACTGGTGCAGGACGTGCTCGCCGACTATCTGAAAACCGGGCCGACGCAGAAAGAGCTCGACGATGCCAAACGCGAACTGGCCGGCAGCTTCCCGCTGTCCACCGCGAGCAATGCCGATATCGTCGGCCAACTCGGCGCGATGGGCTTCTATAATCTGCCGCTGAGCTACCTGGACGATTTCATGCGTCAGTCGCAAAGCCTGACCGTGGAACAAGTCCGCGACGCCCTGAACAAACACCTGAGCACGGACAAAATGGTCATCGTCACCGCTGGCCCGACCGTGCCGCAAAAGCCGTTACCGGCCCCATCTGATAAACCTGCCGAGCAACCGCTCGGGGTTCCGGAGCATTAA
- the rsmD gene encoding 16S rRNA (guanine(966)-N(2))-methyltransferase RsmD — MATRTPKKPAHNVHNGVNQLRIIGGQWRSRKLSFPDAPGLRPTPDRVRETLFNWLAPYVEGAKVLDPFAGSGALFLEALSRGAAMGQALDASNIAVSSLKEHLGTLRCTNGQVQTADALRYLETQTASAFDLVFLDPPFNQNLLPTVCALLEERQWLAPDSWIYTESETAPSTLGLPGNWRLHREQKSGRVYYALWQRTAEIAG, encoded by the coding sequence ATGGCAACTCGTACCCCTAAAAAGCCTGCGCATAACGTCCACAACGGTGTGAATCAGTTGCGCATCATTGGCGGCCAATGGCGCAGCCGCAAGCTGAGTTTCCCCGACGCGCCGGGCCTGCGCCCGACGCCGGATCGCGTGCGTGAAACCCTGTTCAACTGGCTCGCACCGTACGTTGAAGGGGCCAAGGTGCTTGATCCGTTCGCCGGCAGCGGCGCGCTGTTTCTCGAAGCACTGTCCCGTGGCGCGGCCATGGGTCAGGCGCTGGATGCCAGCAACATTGCGGTGTCCAGCCTGAAAGAACACCTCGGCACCCTGCGCTGCACCAACGGTCAGGTACAAACGGCTGATGCCCTGCGTTATCTGGAAACCCAGACCGCCAGCGCGTTCGACCTGGTATTCCTCGACCCGCCGTTCAACCAGAACCTGCTGCCGACCGTTTGCGCCTTGCTCGAAGAGCGTCAGTGGCTGGCGCCCGACTCGTGGATCTACACTGAAAGCGAAACGGCGCCATCGACGCTGGGCCTGCCGGGCAACTGGCGCCTGCACCGCGAACAGAAATCCGGCCGGGTTTACTACGCGCTGTGGCAACGTACGGCAGAGATCGCCGGTTAA
- a CDS encoding hydrolase codes for MSASSERFNPAFGLGNPHLQTLWGPLWRKTVHIERERERLWLEDGDFLDLDWHGPHTADAPLVLVLHGLTGSSNSPYVAGIQKALAAQGWASVALNWRGCSGEPNLLPRSYHSGASEDLGETIKHLRAKRPLAPLYAVGYSLGGNVLLKHLGETGSASGVLGAVAVSVPFRLDQCADRIGQGFSKVYQAHFMREMVAYIKNKQRQFQHDGREDGLAALAALGSLENMRTFWDFDGRVTAPLHGFNDAEDYYRRASSRYFLGEIRTPTLIIQAADDPFVFPHSLPQASELSASTAFELQPRGGHVGFVDGSVRQPGYYLERRIPQWLASLPA; via the coding sequence GTGTCCGCCTCTTCAGAACGCTTCAACCCCGCCTTCGGCCTCGGCAATCCGCACCTGCAAACCCTGTGGGGGCCGCTGTGGCGCAAAACCGTGCATATCGAGCGTGAACGCGAACGCCTGTGGCTGGAGGATGGCGACTTCCTCGACCTCGACTGGCACGGCCCGCACACCGCCGATGCACCACTGGTGCTGGTGCTGCATGGGCTGACCGGCTCTTCCAATTCGCCTTATGTAGCGGGTATCCAAAAGGCCTTGGCCGCGCAAGGCTGGGCCAGTGTCGCGCTGAATTGGCGTGGATGTTCGGGCGAGCCGAATCTGCTGCCACGCAGCTATCACTCCGGCGCCAGCGAAGACCTCGGCGAAACCATCAAACACCTGCGGGCGAAACGACCGCTGGCACCGCTGTATGCCGTCGGCTACTCCTTGGGCGGCAACGTGCTGCTCAAACATCTTGGGGAAACCGGCAGCGCCAGCGGTGTACTCGGCGCGGTGGCGGTGTCGGTGCCGTTTCGCCTCGATCAATGCGCCGACCGCATCGGCCAAGGATTTTCCAAGGTCTATCAAGCGCACTTCATGCGCGAGATGGTCGCCTATATCAAGAACAAACAGCGGCAGTTTCAACACGACGGGCGCGAAGACGGACTCGCCGCGCTGGCAGCCCTTGGCTCGCTGGAAAACATGCGCACGTTTTGGGATTTCGATGGCCGAGTGACCGCACCGCTGCATGGATTCAATGATGCCGAGGATTACTATCGCCGCGCGTCGAGCCGCTATTTCCTCGGCGAGATCCGCACGCCGACCCTGATCATTCAGGCGGCGGACGATCCATTCGTGTTCCCGCACAGTTTGCCGCAGGCCAGCGAGCTGTCGGCCTCAACGGCATTTGAGTTGCAGCCACGCGGCGGTCACGTCGGTTTTGTCGACGGCTCAGTGCGCCAACCCGGCTACTACCTCGAACGCCGCATCCCGCAATGGCTGGCCAGCCTGCCCGCATGA
- a CDS encoding AraC family transcriptional regulator encodes MSDQGESIRFWQTAPLAGVELLSARYIEQRFAPHVHDGFVIGMIMAGAQRYRYRGAEHLAGSGTLVLINPDELHTGHKGTEDGWLYRAFYPDTAQIVSLLDELELSTSNLPAFSATLYRDADLVNGFAQLHRLLESPATALQQQTLWREMMLLLLQRHAAVPVPGRAGKEHRAVLLGKELLHAQLAAPPSLEELAAAVNLSPFHFARVFRRATGMPPHTWLMQQRIAQARALLQHGCLPVEVATQLGFADQSHLSRQFKQAYGVGPAAYRSARMES; translated from the coding sequence ATGAGCGATCAGGGCGAGTCGATCCGCTTCTGGCAAACCGCGCCGCTGGCCGGGGTCGAGTTGTTGTCGGCGCGCTACATCGAGCAGCGTTTCGCCCCGCATGTGCACGACGGATTCGTGATCGGCATGATCATGGCCGGCGCCCAGCGTTATCGCTATCGCGGCGCCGAACATCTGGCCGGTAGCGGCACGCTGGTGTTGATCAATCCGGACGAACTGCACACCGGGCACAAGGGCACCGAGGATGGCTGGCTGTACCGGGCGTTTTATCCTGATACGGCGCAAATCGTTTCGCTGCTGGATGAGCTGGAGCTGTCCACCAGCAACCTGCCGGCGTTCAGCGCCACGCTGTATCGCGATGCGGATCTGGTCAACGGCTTTGCGCAGTTGCATCGTTTGCTCGAAAGCCCGGCCACCGCGCTGCAACAGCAAACGCTGTGGCGCGAGATGATGTTGCTGCTGTTGCAGCGCCATGCGGCAGTGCCGGTGCCCGGTCGAGCCGGCAAGGAACACCGCGCGGTGCTGCTGGGCAAGGAATTGTTGCACGCGCAATTGGCGGCGCCACCGTCACTGGAAGAGCTGGCGGCGGCGGTCAATCTGTCGCCGTTCCATTTCGCCCGGGTGTTCCGCCGCGCCACCGGCATGCCGCCGCACACCTGGCTGATGCAGCAACGCATCGCCCAGGCGCGGGCGCTGTTGCAGCACGGTTGCCTGCCAGTGGAGGTCGCCACGCAATTGGGTTTTGCCGACCAGAGCCATTTGAGTCGGCAATTCAAACAGGCTTATGGCGTCGGACCCGCCGCGTACCGCAGCGCCCGGATGGAAAGCTAA